One Pristiophorus japonicus isolate sPriJap1 chromosome 19, sPriJap1.hap1, whole genome shotgun sequence genomic window carries:
- the rcn3 gene encoding reticulocalbin-3 — protein MMKLLRLLGLLAICASVTFCKPTSEKKDRVHHANDLGERDPEDQKGFQFDHEAFLGKEGSKTFDQLTPEESKERLGKIVDRIDHDHDGLVTKQELATWIKRAQNRYMEENVNKNWKDYDLNQDGKVAWDEYKNTTYGYYVGEEFSDVDPADKASYKKMLRRDERRFKNADKDGDLIATREEFTAFLHPEEFGYMKAIVVTETIEDIDKDGDGLVDLDEYIGDMYTPEEGEPEPSWVTNEKEQFRQFRDINKDGKMDHSEIERWILPGDYNHVESEAQHLIHESDKNEDDKLTKQEIVDNWSMFVGSQVTNYGEDLTRKHDEL, from the exons ATGATGAAGTTACTGAGACTCCTTGGGCTGCTGGCAATCTGCGCCTCGGTGACCTTTTGCAAGCCCACCTCCGAGAAGAAGGATCGGGTGCACCACGCCAATGACCTGGGCGAGCGGGATCCCGAGGATCAGAAAGGCTTCCAGTTCGATCACGAGGCCTTCCTGGGGAAAGAGGGGTCGAAGACGTTCGACCAACTCACTCCCGAGGAGAGCAAAGAGAGACTGGG GAAGATCGTGGATCGCATCGACCACGACCACGACGGACTGGTGACCAAACAGGAGCTGGCCACCTGGATCAAGCGCGCGCAGAACCGTTACATGGAAGAGAACGTCAACAAGAACTGGAAGGACTACGACCTCAACCAGGACGGGAAGGTGGCTTGGGACGAGTACAAGAACACTACCTACGGGTACTACGTTG GCGAGGAGTTTAGTGATGTTGACCCTGCGGACAAAGCCAGCTACAAGAAGATGCTGAGGCGAGACGAACGCCGATTCAAAAATGCGGACAAGGATGGCGACCTGATCGCCACACGAGAGGAGTTCACTGCTTTCCTTCACCCCGAGGAGTTTGGTTACATGAAGGCCATTGTCGTCACG GAAACCATTGAAGACATCGACAAGGATGGTGATGGTCTGGTGGATCTGGATGAATACATCG GTGACATGTACACTCCCGAAGAAGGCGAGCCGGAACCCAGTTGGGTGACGAATGAAAAGGAGCAGTTCCGACAGTTCCGCGACATAAACAAGGACGGGAAAATGGACCACAGCGAGATCGAGCGTTGGATTCTCCCCGGGGATTACAATCACGTGGAGTCGGAGGCCCAACATCTGATCCACGAGTCCGATAAAAACGAG GATGATAAACTGACCAAGCAGGAGATTGTAGACAACTGGAGTATGTTTGTTGGAAGCCAAGTGACCAATTACGGGGAGGACCTGACGCGGAAACACGACGAACTCTGA